The Mucilaginibacter mallensis genome has a segment encoding these proteins:
- a CDS encoding gliding motility-associated C-terminal domain-containing protein, producing MRFRITLIIICVSLIGGKAFTQDINFTISDHFFSGRKILKVKKDFNDPYVWVLGANNEVFQINNVTKSIVDYTNIFAGYNNSQFVDIAGRSKDTLFIATANSGLIQCKGGKIKIIGNDQGIGDTLSSIGIDYSNIATNAFNLSAHNNLNLLVATNKGTFNYNIDAETSSASSDPVPAIVFEATYRTAIYSGFFNYSFPGDTIVYYKVTQNNLSNILLYTVWQSMHKYGNSTNTIFKVSPLIYDYPFESNLDILWGSQFGLFQTDADYSNSEASPHRQYLSGIKVNKITSILGLTTFGNPADITAPGDIKNNLLVGTDNGLYFSNSVYDLLNLQNNLNQYTFFHYDKLGNGRINDIYVNAATINPVCENGAWIATDNGLYYLVPQYDISINSPPVNAVSFKNQPDSVKKVQICVNTSVTATAKYAGNIVQWYKNANPLAGSTADTLLIASTGDYYAILTNLCSGSHVQTNHVQVSVIQQPVFSFNYPEQLNFCAEKATTLKVKADQSYTYRWFFNDSFNGITSDSCVVSQSGKYQVDVSSCANSWTSSQEVQVNFANLPTPIVFADKMEYCMGEPATLNTNLVADSNYRINWSRDGNIIQGDSNLTSIVTTIPASYAVTVTSKIGANCMEISLPTKITFNPVPIVNIKQTDNSNICVGQSVTLIASYLNGILKWSTGETTDKIIVNTSGIYTAEVTSPSGCVKDTSVDVQFSANPVLSIKDTSICETIKQYITLVAPTGFTKYFWNGSVGDNRFEVKTPQTVSLMVIDSNGCQAMQQINVIDKCSNIFIPNTFTPNDDGINDTWVILGFDDDPNLHIKVFNRYGTSVFKSDGYYAPWNGNLNGKKLPSGVYYYLIVSKKNGKTYSGFVTIIR from the coding sequence ATGCGTTTCAGAATTACATTAATAATAATTTGTGTTTCATTAATAGGTGGTAAAGCTTTTACGCAAGATATCAATTTTACTATTTCGGATCATTTTTTTTCCGGAAGAAAAATACTAAAAGTAAAGAAAGATTTTAATGATCCTTATGTGTGGGTCTTAGGCGCAAATAATGAAGTGTTCCAAATAAATAATGTTACCAAGTCTATCGTCGATTACACAAATATTTTTGCAGGTTACAATAATTCACAATTTGTAGATATTGCCGGTCGCAGCAAAGATACTTTATTTATCGCCACTGCAAATTCGGGGCTTATTCAATGCAAAGGTGGCAAAATTAAGATTATAGGTAATGATCAAGGCATTGGTGATACCCTTTCTTCAATAGGTATTGATTATTCAAATATAGCAACCAATGCCTTCAACCTGTCGGCCCATAATAATCTAAACTTATTAGTAGCAACCAATAAGGGAACATTTAATTACAATATTGATGCGGAAACTTCATCAGCAAGTTCCGATCCTGTCCCGGCAATAGTTTTTGAGGCAACTTATAGAACTGCTATATATTCTGGTTTTTTTAACTACAGTTTTCCGGGCGATACGATAGTGTATTATAAGGTAACACAAAATAATTTAAGTAACATCCTTTTGTATACAGTATGGCAAAGTATGCATAAATATGGTAATTCTACTAATACCATATTCAAAGTTTCACCGCTTATTTATGATTATCCCTTTGAAAGTAATCTTGATATATTATGGGGAAGTCAATTTGGCCTGTTTCAGACTGATGCGGATTACAGCAATTCGGAAGCTTCACCCCACCGGCAATATCTGTCTGGCATTAAGGTAAATAAAATAACATCTATATTAGGTCTGACCACCTTTGGAAATCCCGCCGATATCACTGCCCCGGGTGACATAAAAAATAATTTACTGGTTGGTACAGATAATGGTCTTTACTTTAGTAATTCAGTTTATGATCTTCTAAACCTTCAGAATAACTTAAATCAATATACGTTTTTTCACTATGATAAACTGGGCAATGGCAGGATTAATGACATCTACGTAAATGCTGCAACGATAAATCCTGTTTGCGAAAATGGCGCATGGATTGCGACAGATAATGGACTTTATTATTTGGTACCCCAGTATGACATTTCAATTAACTCACCGCCCGTTAACGCTGTAAGTTTTAAAAACCAACCTGATTCGGTAAAGAAAGTACAGATTTGTGTTAACACATCAGTAACGGCAACTGCGAAATATGCGGGAAATATAGTTCAATGGTATAAAAATGCGAATCCACTCGCTGGAAGTACAGCTGATACTTTACTGATCGCATCAACAGGCGACTATTACGCTATCCTTACAAATTTGTGTAGTGGTTCACATGTTCAAACAAATCATGTTCAGGTTAGTGTAATTCAACAACCTGTTTTCTCGTTTAATTATCCCGAACAACTCAATTTTTGCGCCGAAAAAGCGACTACCCTGAAAGTAAAAGCTGATCAATCATACACTTACCGCTGGTTTTTTAACGATTCTTTTAATGGAATCACTTCAGATTCATGCGTAGTTAGTCAAAGCGGGAAATACCAGGTAGATGTGAGCTCGTGCGCAAATAGTTGGACTTCGTCACAGGAGGTTCAAGTCAATTTTGCCAATCTTCCTACGCCGATTGTATTTGCTGACAAAATGGAATATTGTATGGGAGAACCAGCTACGTTGAACACTAACTTAGTTGCCGATTCAAATTATAGGATTAATTGGAGCCGCGATGGGAATATCATACAGGGTGATAGTAATTTAACTAGCATAGTAACTACGATACCTGCCAGCTATGCTGTTACGGTAACTAGTAAAATTGGGGCTAATTGTATGGAAATAAGCTTGCCAACAAAAATAACTTTTAATCCGGTTCCTATTGTAAATATCAAGCAAACTGATAACTCCAACATTTGCGTTGGTCAGAGTGTGACATTGATAGCAAGTTATCTGAATGGAATATTAAAATGGTCTACGGGCGAAACTACAGACAAAATTATTGTAAATACTTCTGGAATATATACTGCTGAAGTTACTTCCCCCAGTGGATGCGTTAAAGACACGAGTGTCGATGTCCAGTTTTCGGCAAATCCCGTTTTATCAATTAAAGACACTTCTATCTGCGAAACGATAAAACAATACATTACACTCGTAGCCCCAACAGGCTTTACCAAATATTTTTGGAATGGATCAGTTGGTGACAATAGGTTTGAGGTGAAGACCCCTCAAACTGTGTCATTAATGGTAATTGACAGTAACGGTTGCCAGGCAATGCAGCAAATCAATGTAATAGATAAATGTTCAAATATATTTATTCCGAATACTTTTACGCCGAATGACGACGGTATCAATGATACCTGGGTGATATTAGGATTTGATGATGATCCAAATCTTCATATTAAAGTGTTTAATCGTTATGGAACATCAGTGTTTAAAAGTGACGGATATTATGCGCCCTGGAATGGCAACTTAAATGGAAAGAAACTTCCCTCAGGTGTGTATTATTACCTTATAGTTTCTAAAAAGAATGGTAAAACATATAGTGGTTTTGTTACAATAATTCGTTAA